A window of Elephas maximus indicus isolate mEleMax1 chromosome X, mEleMax1 primary haplotype, whole genome shotgun sequence genomic DNA:
GACGCTAAccttgcaaacaccataattggCAAAGCAGTGGAACATATGTTTGAGGGCGAGCATGGTTCTAAGGATGAATGGAGGGGGATGGTTTTAGCCCAAGCACCTATCATGAAAGCCTGGTTTTATATTACCTATGAGAAAGATCCTGTCTTGTACATGTACCAGCTTTTAGACGATTATAAAGAAGGTGATCTCCGTATCATGCCAGAGTCCAATGAGTCTCCTCCAGCAGAGAGGGAGCCAGGGGGAGCTGTAGATGGCCTGATAGGTAAACATGTGGAATATACCAAAGAAGATGGCTCCAAACGAATTGGCATGGTCATTCACCAAGTGGAAGCCAAACCCTCTGTGTATTTCATCAAGTTTGATGATGATTTCCACATCTATGTCTATGATTTGGTGAA
This region includes:
- the LOC126069525 gene encoding spindlin-2; this encodes MKTPNVQETEGQQTRADAGLATGSANMSKKKVFQKKQRGRPSSQPLRNIVGCRISHGWKEGDEPITQWKGTVLDQVHINPSLYLVKYDGIDCVYGLELHRDERVLSLKILSDRVASSQVSDANLANTIIGKAVEHMFEGEHGSKDEWRGMVLAQAPIMKAWFYITYEKDPVLYMYQLLDDYKEGDLRIMPESNESPPAEREPGGAVDGLIGKHVEYTKEDGSKRIGMVIHQVEAKPSVYFIKFDDDFHIYVYDLVKKS